Proteins encoded within one genomic window of Mesorhizobium sp. AR10:
- a CDS encoding transglutaminase-like cysteine peptidase, with amino-acid sequence MVTSGCSDTMHTSGTTATMVTKGYAFAPPAFRPFCARQPKLCSTGGQVKQVKLTPARQAELAAVNSSVNHRIKERSDLDSVGSADDWRVPTKDGDCEDFAILKKSELLKRGWPASALLLTVVTLGGAGHTVLTVRTDKGDLIMDNRSSAVRNWSRTSYRYFARQSQSEKGKWTRIAS; translated from the coding sequence ATGGTGACATCTGGCTGCAGCGATACCATGCATACCAGTGGCACTACAGCGACGATGGTCACCAAAGGGTACGCATTCGCCCCGCCGGCCTTTCGTCCCTTCTGCGCCAGACAACCAAAACTCTGCAGCACCGGCGGTCAGGTCAAGCAGGTTAAGCTCACGCCGGCACGCCAGGCTGAGCTTGCGGCTGTGAACAGCTCCGTCAACCACCGGATCAAGGAGCGTAGCGACCTCGACTCGGTCGGCAGTGCCGACGATTGGCGTGTCCCGACCAAAGACGGTGACTGCGAGGACTTCGCCATCCTGAAAAAGAGCGAACTTCTGAAGCGCGGATGGCCGGCTTCCGCCTTGCTGCTGACAGTCGTGACACTCGGCGGCGCAGGCCACACGGTGCTTACCGTGCGCACGGACAAGGGCGACCTGATCATGGACAACCGCAGCAGCGCCGTCAGGAATTGGTCGCGTACTTCGTATCGGTATTTTGCCAGGCAATCCCAGTCCGAAAAAGGCAAGTGGACACGCATCGCGTCCTAG
- a CDS encoding Gfo/Idh/MocA family protein: MAVIRVGLVGLGEVAQSIHLPVLSDQRDRWAIAGIYDVSPSLVALCRSKYATAKAFDSAEALINSPDIDAVFILSSDDTHSRFVRAAIKANKHILLEKPACLTVREIDELLALAPNYAKTLFVGYMRRYAPAYLAAKEELPDFADITHVRIFDLISEGRHFLKKSQNVLYPTDIDPALLARGAKERDALIREVVGVDAPADLVRAYRGLTALSSHHISAMRGLLGEPTRVLAAHRTNGGANTSVTFDYGHFAACYDAVVDDLGLFDAMIEVRSNTRRLRIIYDTPYIRSLPTRLEVTESGTAGPVTRTFGPLYGDAFSNELETFHRHITDGTRPETDLADSRRDLALMAEIIDRMKEIAGRSGRPPISRNGDR, encoded by the coding sequence GTGGCGGTGATCCGTGTCGGGCTTGTCGGTCTTGGAGAGGTTGCGCAGTCGATCCATCTGCCGGTGCTGAGCGACCAGCGCGACCGCTGGGCGATCGCAGGCATCTATGACGTCTCGCCGAGTCTGGTCGCACTCTGCCGGTCCAAATATGCCACAGCCAAGGCCTTCGATTCCGCCGAGGCGCTGATCAACTCACCGGATATCGACGCAGTTTTCATCCTCTCGTCCGACGACACCCACAGCCGCTTCGTGCGTGCTGCGATAAAGGCCAACAAGCACATCCTCCTGGAAAAACCCGCCTGCCTGACGGTGCGCGAGATCGACGAACTGCTGGCGCTGGCGCCGAACTACGCCAAGACGCTCTTCGTCGGTTACATGCGCCGCTATGCTCCTGCCTATCTGGCGGCCAAAGAAGAACTGCCCGACTTTGCCGACATCACCCATGTCCGCATCTTCGACTTGATCTCCGAAGGCCGGCATTTTCTGAAGAAGAGCCAGAATGTGCTCTATCCCACCGACATCGACCCTGCCCTCTTGGCGCGCGGCGCCAAGGAGCGCGACGCGCTAATCCGCGAAGTGGTTGGCGTCGATGCCCCAGCCGATCTGGTGCGCGCCTATCGGGGCCTGACGGCGCTCTCCTCGCACCACATTTCGGCGATGCGGGGACTGCTCGGTGAGCCAACCCGTGTGCTTGCGGCACACCGCACCAATGGCGGCGCCAACACCAGCGTAACGTTCGACTATGGACACTTCGCCGCCTGCTACGACGCGGTGGTCGATGATCTCGGCCTGTTCGACGCCATGATCGAGGTGCGCTCGAACACCAGGCGGCTCCGCATCATCTACGATACGCCCTATATCCGCAGCCTGCCGACGCGGCTCGAAGTGACCGAAAGCGGAACCGCCGGCCCGGTGACCAGGACTTTCGGACCGCTCTACGGCGACGCCTTTTCGAACGAGCTCGAGACCTTCCATCGCCACATCACGGATGGCACCAGGCCAGAGACGGACCTGGCGGATTCACGTCGCGACCTGGCGCTGATGGCGGAGATCATCGACCGCATGAAAGAGATTGCCGGACGCTCAGGCCGGCCGCCTATTTCCCGCAATGGTGATCGTTGA
- a CDS encoding ATP-binding cassette domain-containing protein: MSVVNHIPSSDAILACDGLSKHFGGIRAFTDVAFQARRGEVTAVIGDNGAGKSTLIRCLVGVHVPDGGEIFFDGRPRPFANPDEARKAGIETVHQNLALIDELTVAQNLFLNREIVRRIGPFAFLDRTAMKQQARAMLSRLSINMPSVTQRVRRLSGGQRQAISICRAAGSGAKLVVMDEPTAALGVQETGNVEALIRRLRDQAVSVILVSHNFDQVRRLSDQIWVMRAGRMVATVRSSETTGNELVALVTGAA, from the coding sequence ATGAGCGTCGTCAATCACATCCCCTCGTCTGACGCGATCCTCGCCTGCGACGGACTGAGCAAGCACTTCGGCGGCATCCGCGCCTTCACCGACGTCGCCTTCCAGGCTCGCCGCGGCGAGGTCACCGCCGTGATCGGCGACAACGGCGCCGGAAAGTCGACACTGATCCGCTGCCTGGTCGGCGTGCATGTGCCGGACGGCGGAGAGATCTTCTTCGACGGGCGGCCACGCCCCTTCGCCAATCCCGACGAGGCGCGCAAGGCCGGCATCGAGACCGTGCACCAGAACCTGGCGTTGATCGACGAGTTGACCGTAGCGCAGAACCTGTTCCTCAATCGCGAGATCGTGCGTCGGATCGGCCCTTTCGCTTTCCTCGACCGGACCGCTATGAAGCAGCAAGCGCGCGCCATGCTGTCGCGCCTGTCGATCAACATGCCTTCGGTCACCCAGCGCGTGCGGCGGCTGTCAGGCGGGCAGCGGCAGGCGATCTCGATTTGTCGCGCAGCCGGTTCCGGCGCAAAGCTGGTGGTGATGGACGAGCCGACCGCAGCGCTTGGCGTGCAGGAGACCGGCAATGTCGAGGCGCTGATCCGACGCCTGCGCGATCAGGCCGTCAGCGTCATCCTGGTCAGCCACAATTTCGATCAGGTGCGGCGGCTTTCCGACCAGATCTGGGTGATGCGGGCGGGACGAATGGTGGCGACCGTGCGTTCGTCGGAAACCACCGGCAACGAGTTGGTCGCACTGGTCACCGGCGCGGCCTGA